In Candidatus Melainabacteria bacterium, a genomic segment contains:
- a CDS encoding ATP-binding protein, translated as MIKRGLKLEKKPKISFFLWGPRQTGKSSLLKATYPDSRYVDLLNANVYIKYLNKPHLLREEIVAKKGQIISPVVIDEIQKVPMLLDEVHWMIENLGIRFSLCGSSARKLKRGHANLLGGRAIRYELFGFSANELGTEFDLINMLNNGYLPRHYLTSGPKKLLHSYITDYLKEEIAEEGIVRNIPGFSNFLEIVSLSDTEIISFTNIARECAVSSFTVKEHFQILIDTLLGRFLNAYTKRPKRRIIQAPKFYFYDVGVVNTLARRGKIVPKSELFGKAFENWVFHELSAYNSYKDKFYDFSYWRLTTGVEVDFIINNMEYAIEAKSKEYITDNDLKGLRELVKDYKSVKKRIVVSLSDADRMTSDNILILGYKSFIEKLWNDELMA; from the coding sequence ATGATAAAACGAGGTTTAAAATTAGAAAAAAAACCTAAGATCAGCTTTTTTTTATGGGGGCCGAGGCAAACAGGGAAAAGCTCACTACTAAAAGCTACATATCCTGACTCAAGGTATGTAGATTTGTTAAATGCTAATGTTTACATAAAGTATTTAAACAAGCCTCATTTACTAAGAGAAGAAATTGTAGCAAAAAAAGGACAGATTATTAGCCCTGTTGTAATTGATGAAATCCAAAAAGTTCCAATGCTTTTAGATGAAGTTCATTGGATGATTGAAAATCTTGGAATTAGATTTTCCCTTTGTGGTAGTAGCGCTAGAAAATTAAAACGTGGACATGCAAATCTTTTAGGTGGAAGAGCTATAAGATATGAGCTATTTGGTTTTAGTGCAAATGAGTTAGGTACAGAATTCGATTTAATAAACATGCTTAATAACGGTTATCTACCAAGACATTATTTAACCAGTGGTCCAAAAAAACTTTTACATTCTTATATAACAGATTATTTAAAAGAAGAAATTGCAGAAGAGGGCATAGTAAGAAATATACCTGGCTTTTCAAATTTTTTAGAAATTGTTTCTTTGAGTGATACTGAAATCATTAGCTTTACTAACATTGCGCGAGAATGTGCTGTTTCAAGCTTTACTGTTAAAGAACATTTTCAAATATTGATAGATACACTTCTTGGAAGGTTTCTAAATGCCTATACTAAGAGACCTAAAAGAAGAATTATACAAGCGCCAAAATTTTATTTCTATGATGTCGGGGTAGTTAATACATTGGCAAGAAGAGGAAAAATTGTTCCTAAATCAGAGCTATTTGGAAAAGCGTTTGAGAACTGGGTCTTTCATGAATTAAGTGCGTATAATTCTTATAAAGATAAATTTTATGATTTTAGTTATTGGAGACTTACTACTGGTGTAGAAGTAGATTTCATTATAAACAACATGGAATATGCTATTGAGGCAAAAAGCAAAGAATATATTACTGATAATGATTTAAAAGGCTTGAGAGAATTAGTAAAAGATTATAAGTCAGTTAAAAAAAGAATAGTTGTTTCGCTTAGTGATGCAGATAGAATGACAAGTGATAACATTTTAATTTTAGGCTATAAAAGTTTTATTGAAAAACTATGGAATGATGAGCTAATGGCTTAA
- a CDS encoding HEAT repeat domain-containing protein codes for MIIKGVTGVEINPFNHLHFESKSGPKPGLHLHHSDETDSTGGGIRSSVSSKVQKYIKDLKDKDVHVRINAAIALGGIGKEAALAVPALIKALKDESKYVRINAAFALGEIEGEAASAVPALIEALKDTSEDVRRWAAFALEKIGAEKNQISFYTSNY; via the coding sequence ATGATCATTAAAGGAGTAACAGGAGTAGAAATAAATCCATTTAACCATTTGCATTTTGAAAGTAAAAGTGGCCCAAAACCGGGCTTACACTTACACCATAGTGATGAAACTGATTCAACTGGAGGTGGCATTAGAAGCAGTGTTAGTTCTAAAGTGCAAAAATATATTAAAGATTTAAAAGATAAAGATGTGCATGTTCGAATAAATGCAGCAATTGCTCTTGGGGGAATTGGAAAAGAAGCTGCCCTGGCAGTTCCTGCATTAATTAAGGCTTTAAAAGATGAAAGTAAATATGTTCGAATAAATGCAGCATTTGCTCTTGGAGAAATTGAAGGAGAAGCAGCCTCCGCAGTCCCTGCATTAATCGAGGCTTTAAAAGATACCAGTGAAGATGTTCGTAGATGGGCAGCATTTGCTCTTGAGAAAATTGGTGCAGAAAAAAACCAGATATCTTTTTACACAAGTAACTATTGA
- a CDS encoding HEAT repeat domain-containing protein has protein sequence MIIRGAIESQFNRSGVESKSGPNPSLHLHHSDETDLTGGGIRSSVNYKVQEHIKDLKDNDVHVRINAAIALGGIGKEEAAPAVPALTKALKKDEDKYVRAEAAFALGGIGKEAAPAVPTLAEALKDKSECVCEDAANALGEIGKEAPQIVVPALIEALKDKDGDVRKWAANALGEIGKEAVPAIPVLIKALKDNNEHVREYVAFALGEIGKEAAPAVSALAEALLKDKSGRVREYVAFALGEIGKEAAQAVSALTEALKDNNEYVRKYAAFALGEIEKGKS, from the coding sequence ATGATTATTAGAGGAGCAATAGAAAGTCAATTTAACCGCTCAGGTGTTGAAAGTAAAAGTGGCCCAAACCCAAGCTTACACTTACACCATAGTGATGAAACTGATTTAACTGGAGGTGGCATTAGAAGCAGTGTTAATTATAAAGTGCAAGAACATATTAAAGATTTAAAAGATAACGATGTGCATGTTCGAATAAATGCAGCAATTGCTCTTGGAGGAATTGGAAAAGAAGAAGCAGCCCCGGCAGTCCCTGCATTAACTAAGGCTTTAAAAAAAGATGAAGATAAATATGTTCGTGCAGAAGCAGCATTTGCTCTTGGGGGAATTGGAAAAGAAGCTGCCCCGGCAGTCCCTACATTAGCTGAGGCTTTAAAAGATAAAAGTGAATGTGTTTGTGAAGATGCAGCAAATGCTCTTGGGGAAATTGGAAAAGAAGCCCCTCAGATAGTAGTCCCTGCATTAATCGAGGCTTTAAAAGATAAAGATGGAGATGTTCGTAAATGGGCAGCAAATGCTCTTGGGGAAATTGGAAAAGAAGCAGTCCCGGCAATCCCTGTATTAATCAAGGCTTTAAAAGACAACAATGAACATGTTAGAGAATATGTAGCATTTGCTCTTGGGGAAATTGGAAAAGAAGCTGCCCCGGCAGTCTCTGCATTAGCTGAGGCTTTATTAAAAGATAAAAGTGGACGTGTTAGAGAATATGTAGCATTTGCTCTTGGGGAAATTGGAAAAGAAGCTGCCCAGGCAGTTTCTGCATTAACTGAGGCTTTAAAAGACAACAATGAATATGTTAGAAAATATGCAGCATTTGCTCTTGGAGAAATTGAAAAAGGAAAATCATAA
- the gcvPA gene encoding aminomethyl-transferring glycine dehydrogenase subunit GcvPA produces METTITKEEKIKTLKATRPIPYLPHTDEDRKEMLNFLRKDSIEDLLKGIPKELKNFELNLPSGKSELEIINEFKKFSSKNLPLHKQISFCGGGATYRFIPSVVNEVISKSEFYTAYTPYQPEASQGTLQAIYEFQTLICNLTSMDVANASVYDGATAVIEAALMACRITKRKKILISKNINPEAIAVCKSYAWGANLELQLVDFDNTKGTLDLNHLTKLIDENTACLAVSYPNFAGCIEPLNDIIEIVHNKGALLITSVDLISLAILKPPGEFEVDIVTGDGQALGNHLNYGGPHIGFIACKKEFTRQLPGKIVGLTKDLKGNRAFTLTLQTREQHIRREHATSNICTNQSLNALAVLVYLTYMGPFGLRRIAEISCSYAHYLASELEKISIKPNKNCHLAFTAPFFNEFILEIPISASEFISKLTEKNILPGLDLNGIDGYKTSQVLIAVTEMNDMEQINYFIENVKKIFSKN; encoded by the coding sequence ATGGAAACAACAATTACGAAAGAAGAAAAAATTAAAACTCTAAAAGCTACAAGACCAATACCATATCTTCCACATACTGATGAAGATAGAAAAGAAATGCTTAACTTCTTAAGAAAGGATTCAATTGAAGATTTATTAAAAGGGATCCCAAAAGAACTTAAAAATTTTGAGCTTAATTTGCCAAGTGGAAAATCTGAACTTGAAATAATTAATGAGTTTAAAAAGTTTTCATCAAAAAATTTACCTTTACATAAACAAATATCATTTTGTGGAGGCGGTGCAACTTATAGATTTATACCAAGCGTTGTAAATGAGGTGATTTCAAAAAGTGAATTCTACACAGCTTATACCCCTTATCAACCAGAGGCAAGTCAAGGTACTCTGCAAGCAATATACGAGTTTCAAACACTTATATGTAATTTAACAAGTATGGATGTTGCAAATGCTTCTGTCTATGATGGTGCAACTGCTGTAATTGAAGCAGCTTTAATGGCATGCAGAATAACAAAACGAAAAAAAATACTTATTTCAAAAAATATAAATCCTGAAGCAATTGCTGTATGTAAAAGTTATGCCTGGGGTGCAAACTTAGAACTACAACTTGTAGACTTTGACAACACTAAAGGTACGCTTGACTTAAATCATTTAACAAAACTAATTGATGAAAACACTGCTTGCTTAGCAGTATCATATCCAAACTTTGCAGGTTGCATTGAACCACTTAACGACATTATCGAAATTGTACATAATAAGGGAGCACTACTTATTACTTCAGTTGACTTAATAAGTCTTGCAATATTAAAACCTCCAGGCGAATTTGAGGTAGACATAGTTACTGGGGATGGCCAAGCATTGGGAAATCATTTAAACTATGGGGGCCCACATATTGGTTTCATAGCATGTAAAAAAGAATTTACAAGACAACTCCCCGGGAAAATAGTTGGACTTACTAAAGATTTAAAAGGAAATAGAGCATTTACTTTAACTTTACAAACACGTGAGCAACATATTAGACGTGAGCATGCTACAAGCAATATTTGTACTAATCAATCTCTCAATGCACTTGCAGTTTTAGTTTACTTAACATACATGGGCCCATTTGGTTTAAGGAGAATTGCTGAAATATCATGTAGCTATGCCCACTATTTAGCCAGTGAACTAGAAAAGATCAGCATAAAACCTAATAAAAACTGTCATCTTGCATTTACAGCACCATTTTTTAATGAGTTCATATTAGAAATACCAATAAGTGCTTCAGAGTTTATATCTAAGCTTACTGAAAAGAATATACTTCCAGGACTTGACTTAAATGGGATAGACGGTTATAAAACAAGCCAGGTGTTAATTGCAGTAACTGAGATGAATGATATGGAACAAATAAATTACTTTATTGAAAACGTAAAAAAAATTTTTTCTAAGAATTGA